One Helianthus annuus cultivar XRQ/B chromosome 12, HanXRQr2.0-SUNRISE, whole genome shotgun sequence genomic region harbors:
- the LOC110893187 gene encoding GATA zinc finger domain-containing protein 14-like, with product MGNQTLNQSNNQHQHQYQDYPPQNQNNCNNQSGGSNNQRPPTPPHLTHTQNLRQNQRAPTPPNQNRPQNQRQNPLPPNPNNRNVNPNHGANQNCGNPTNEPQILDPKELRNNISDAKPYSVLGYHSPERVSVHSEYSGGDGNYEYRNFNGFEDDGWDEYDNNGNF from the coding sequence ATGGGTAACCAAACCCTAAACCAATCCAACAACCAACACCAACATCAATACCAAGACTACCCTCCCCAAAACCAAAATAACTGTAATAACCAATCGGGAGGTAGTAACAACCAAAGACCACCGACACCACCACATCTAACCCATACCCAAAATTTACGCCAAAACCAACGAGCACCTACTCCACCAAATCAAAACCGTCCTCAAAACCAACGTCAAAATCCACTTCCACCAAACCCCAATAACCGAAATGTTAACCCCAATCATGGGGCTAACCAAAATTGTGGCAATCCCACGAATGAGCCTCAAATTCTCGACCCCAAAGAGTTGAGAAATAACATCAGTGATGCCAAGCCATATAGTGTTCTGGGCTATCATTCACCGGAACGGGTCAGTGTGCATTCGGAATATTCAGGGGGAGATGGGAATTATGAATATAGGAATTTTAATGGGTTTGAAGACGATGGTTGGGATGAGTACGACAACAATGGAAACTTCTAG